The DNA window TGAATTCAACTCCGTCGAGTCCCGAGTTTATCATGTTATTTATGGCGTTGTTTCCGGCACCGCCAATCCCGAAAACCTTAATTCGGGCCTGGGTTTCTACAAAATCCCCCGAGTTCATCATTTCGTTACCATGGGAGCCGGAAAAATCATACCTGGGCCGGTTTTTTTTCCCATCCATTTTCATCCCCCTTGTTTATTAAAGCTCATTCAGCCATGTTTTCAATTTTTGCCAGATCCTTCCAAGCCATCCTTCTGATTCTACACTCCTTCTTGAAAAAATCTTCTCCGAATATTCTGAGTCCGAAATGGCCGACATAATCAAACCGGCGGCAGTGGAAAACATGGGGTTTTTGATGGTATCTTGAAGTCCCCCGAAGGCATAAGGAAAACCTATTCTTACGGGAAGCTCAAATATGGTTTCGGCCAGTTCTCTAATGCCCGGAAGCAGCGCAACTCCACCGGTCAGGACTATCCCGGCGTGGAGTTGGTCTCCGTAGCCCGATCTCGTGAGTTCCCAGTCCACGATGGTGAGTATTTCGTCAACTCTGGCTTCGATAATTCGTCCCAGAAGCTGTGGGTCAACCTTTTTCATGTGGTGACCGCTTACCGATCCAACTCTTATATCGGCCGATTTATCTATCCTGCTGGCCAGAGCATTTCCGTAAGCTCGTTTGATGCGTTCGGCTTCATCCAGGGAAGTACGCAGCCCCACGGAGATGTCACTGGTTATGTTATTCCCCCCCAGACCTATTACCGCAGTATGTCTCACCGAACCGCGACTGAAGATTGCAATGTCCGTGGTTCCTCCCCCCATGTCAATTACGGCGACTCCCAGTTCCTTTTCGTCCGGGTACAGTACGGCTTTGCTCGATGCAAGAGACTCCAGAGAAAAGCTCTCGACATATAATCCTGCTTTCTCACAGCATTTTTCAATGTTCCTGAGGGCTGTTGATGCAACCGTGACTATGTGAACCCTGA is part of the Thermodesulforhabdus norvegica genome and encodes:
- the ftsA gene encoding cell division protein FtsA produces the protein MARGNEIIVGLDVGTTKICAVVGEVNPEGLNIIGVGTSPSYGMRGGMVINVDKTVQAIKRAVSDAQFMAGCEIERVHVGIAGTHIKSENSTGVVAIKNREVMPGDIERVMDAAQAIALPHDREILHVIPQEFIVDDQKGIMDPLGMSGVRLEVRVHIVTVASTALRNIEKCCEKAGLYVESFSLESLASSKAVLYPDEKELGVAVIDMGGGTTDIAIFSRGSVRHTAVIGLGGNNITSDISVGLRTSLDEAERIKRAYGNALASRIDKSADIRVGSVSGHHMKKVDPQLLGRIIEARVDEILTIVDWELTRSGYGDQLHAGIVLTGGVALLPGIRELAETIFELPVRIGFPYAFGGLQDTIKNPMFSTAAGLIMSAISDSEYSEKIFSRRSVESEGWLGRIWQKLKTWLNEL